A window of the Diabrotica undecimpunctata isolate CICGRU chromosome 1, icDiaUnde3, whole genome shotgun sequence genome harbors these coding sequences:
- the LOC140442202 gene encoding FERM domain-containing protein 3-like, producing the protein MKTETSKRKVEIFYPCSVHLLTNGSVVDCEYKLDNIGNDLLDYICEYLHVEQKCYWGLRYVDEYGQKHWLDENKLIHSQVKNTSLMHFYFRVKIYPPDPFKVSDDEAKYQIFMQLRLDLVSGKLGCKSCDAVMLIALILQYSCGDFDDEVHLGNYVQEKIVMNQTFSIEMKAIEIHKNYLKGITIYQAEDLFLRMACQLETYGVEPYLVENIYGDKMTLWINYKGVAAYKGGREVHKFDWMSIVNVTQEDDRLVLNLTTEDNIKFYCFTTAQCDYIFQATLGAFAYFTSLNRKNIASQVQDREDSLKSVERVEVGSEIEVLNSSIILDSSSSFVIIYKACRLFKKFRYLLFIAMMCIFIKVFRVVSWGSPEIYSQRTWYQNYLYIFN; encoded by the coding sequence ATGAAAACTGAAACATCCAAACGAAAAGTCGAAATATTTTACCCATGTTCGGTGCATTTGCTCACCAATGGATCAGTCGTAGATTGCGAATATAAATTGGACAACATAGGCAACGATCTATTAGATTATATTTGTGAGTATCTGCATGTAGAACAAAAGTGTTACTGGGGGCTGAGGTACGTAGATGAATATGGACAAAAACATTGGTTAGATGAAAATAAGCTAATCCATTCTCAGGTGAAGAACACAAGTTTGATGCATTTCTATTTTAGAGTTAAAATATATCCGCCCGATCCATTTAAAGTTTCTGACGATGAGGCCAAGTACCAAATATTCATGCAGCTTAGACTAGATTTAGTAAGTGGTAAACTAGGATGTAAGTCCTGCGATGCAGTTATGTTGATTGCGTTAATACTGCAATACTCGTGCGGAGACTTTGATGATGAAGTGCATTTAGGTAATTATGTTCAAGAAAAAATTGTCATGAACCAAACTTTCAGTATAGAAATGAAAGCTATAGAAAtccataaaaactacttaaaaggTATTACCATATACCAAGCAGAAGACCTTTTCTTGCGAATGGCTTGTCAACTGGAGACGTATGGTGTGGAACCGTATCTAGTGGAAAATATTTATGGCGACAAGATGACTTTATGGATTAATTATAAAGGAGTAGCAGCTTATAAAGGAGGGAGGGAAGTGCACAAGTTCGACTGGATGTCTATAGTAAATGTTACTCAAGAAGACGATAGATTAGTACTAAATTTAACTACTGAAGATAATATAAAGTTTTACTGTTTCACTACAGCTCAATGTGACTACATTTTCCAAGCAACGTTAGGTGCTTTCGCATATTTCACCTCGCTCAACAGAAAAAACATCGCATCTCAAGTTCAAGATAGAGAAGATAGTCTTAAAAGTGTTGAAAGGGTTGAGGTGGGTTCAGAAATAGAAGTCTTAAATTCCAGTATTATTTTAGATAGCTCATCTTCATTTGTGATTATATACAAAGCGTGTAGGTTGTTTAAAAAATTTCGGTATCTTCTATTTATCGCGATGATGTgcatttttataaaagtttttcgTGTTGTTAGCTGGGGTAGTCCTGAAATTTATAGTCAGAGAACCTGGTATCAGAATTATCTGTACATTTTTAATTAG